A segment of the Desulfofundulus luciae genome:
AGACGTACCGGCAGTGGCAGGGGGGATAATGTTGGTCTGGTTTGTAATTGTTTCCCTGGGAGCTTGGTGGGTAGAGCAGTTCATTGACAAGTAAGAAAGGGCGTGATATACTTCATGTAAGAAATGATTACCGGAGGGTTGGCAAAAATGAGTGAACACTATATTGCACGGGTAACTACAAAAGGACAGGTAACGGTTCCGCTGGAATTGAGGAAGTCCCTGAATATTAAAGAAGGCGATTACATCCTCTTTGAAAAAAAAGGTTCCCGCGTAGAGATAAGGAAAATGATTCCTTTTAATGATTTTGAGGAATTCGCCAGGCCGATCAGGGAAAGGTTCCAAAAGGAAGGCATAACCCCCAGGGACGTTGAGGAAGCGATCAATTGGGCACGACGGGGCGTGAAGTAATGAGAATAACTGTCGATACCAATATTCTTATTTCAGCCCTCGGGTGGAACGGTCCGGAAGCTGCCGTTATCGAAATGGTTCTGGAATCAAAGATAGAGCTTTGCCTTTCAGCCCAG
Coding sequences within it:
- a CDS encoding AbrB/MazE/SpoVT family DNA-binding domain-containing protein — protein: MITGGLAKMSEHYIARVTTKGQVTVPLELRKSLNIKEGDYILFEKKGSRVEIRKMIPFNDFEEFARPIRERFQKEGITPRDVEEAINWARRGVK